Part of the uncultured Desulfobacter sp. genome, TATCTGTTACGGAAAAAGGCACGGGGCCCTATATTGTTTTGCAGGCAAGCGGCTCCGGTGTGATTTACGCAACGGGAAGAAGGGATGGGGCGAATCTTGCGATTCAGATTAAGGGACCTTCAATTCCATTAAACGGGACGTCTACGGTGATGGGGGAAGCCCAGCCGCACAAAAGCAGTTTCCAACCGTCAAGCTGTACACCGTCGGAAATATTGATCGAGCGAAAGCAAGGCGCTTTGTCTTCTCAAAAAGTAGATGTCCCGGGATTCGCTGTCCAGGCGGATATAAGATTTACCCTCTCCGACGGAATAAATATCGTCAAACAGATTGAAGCACCTGATCCCCAAAACGCTTTGCCCGAAGATGTCTGGACCCTGGAGCTGGAAGCCCGTAACGAATATTCAGCCGGGGGAATGAATATCACGGGCCATGATTCTTTCAAAGGTAAGCTTAAATTTGTCCGCCCATTTAAGGACGGCCCTGTGGCGGGCAAAGGGCCCATGACGAATAAAGGTTCGTTCAAAGTTACCTCGCCATACCCAGGCACCTCGGATTACAATACGGATTGCGTGCTGATCCTTGAAGGCAGGGTTGAAAAAGATGTGCTGATTTTTACGCCCAAAGCAAAAATCAAGCAGACACATATGAACCAGTCTTTGGCGGGCAAAAGCGTATCGGCTTCTGCAAACGCCGGACAGGGCATCTCATTGTTCCGATATGCCGAAGAGATCAGGATTCCCATGGAAAACGGCCAAGAGTACATTGATACGGTCTCGCAAAATGACCATGGAATGAAAACCACCGGCAATTGGATTTGGCGTCTGAAAGGCAAAAAGATTGACAAATACAGGCTTACCATTGATGACTACTATACAGATTATCTGCTCCATGAAGGATCAGGGACGGATAACAAGCGATGCGGCCTCAAGGTTCACACCCGCCGGATTGTTGACGTGGTCATTGAGGATAAAAAATTTAAAAGTGCCCAAGGCACAAGCCGGTTTGTCTCCATAAAACCCTTTGCAAATCCGCCATGGGCCTATGAGGTAAAACACCTGGCAACTCAGATTCCCGGTACGGGCAGTGACATTGATTATGACCGGGCCGACCAGGTAAAATGGGCAGGCCGTTTTAATCCGCCCAAAACCCAACAAGATGCCCGGCTCAAAAAACAGTGGGAAAAAATCAGGAAAAACAAGACCCCGTATATTTATCCTGAAAAATTCCGGGCAAAGGGAGCACTATCCGGAAACCAGCTAAAGCTTTGGCTTCCATCAAAATCGGGTTATACCGTGTCCATTTACTGGAAACTCAATACCGAAGCGATTAAAAAGAGAGGAAAAACCATCGGCAAAGATAAATTACGTGAAAATATGGGATTAAAAATACGGCCTTTGGAAACGTTATACTCGGTTCCTTTGATAGACGGCTGGCAACATGAAAATGCACCGTCCACGGCACTTGAAAGAACATGCTTGGGTGTCGTAAAGACCAGATAAGGTCAGTTTTTATGAAAGTCTGTGTAACCGATACAGGTCCTTCAACGCTCATTGTGGGCTGAGTCTGGTTGGTGATAGACCGGATCAGCCCATGGCTGTTTTTATATGAAAGAGCTCGATAACCTATTGAGTTCTTTCATTCTTCGTTGTGGGTCGAAGCCTGGGTCATGATAGACCTGGCTCGGCCCATGGCCGTTATAAAAATTCACTTCTGAAGCGAAAACGCCATAGTGACCGTTGCGCCCTGATTCCGCCCGGGACTTGTAAGGGTCAACTCCCCGTTATTAGCTTCCACAAAACTTTTGCAATAATAAAGCCCAAATCCTGATGATCCCTTGGTGGAGATGCCGAACTCAAAAATGTCTTTCAGATTGTCCGCTTCCACACCACAGCCGGTATCGGCTATCGTCAAAGATATGTTCTGATCCTGGCACGCCGTTGAAATGGTAATCCGGTGATCGCCAATCTCTTGATTTTCCCCAATGGCGTCGCAGCTGTTTTTAATGAAATTGATCATCACCTGCATGAGCTTGTTTTTTTCGATGGAAAAGAGGGGAAGGTCTGGGGCCAGTTTTTCCACCACACGGATGCTGTTGGCGGAAATGGTGGCTTTTTGAATTTTCAGGGCATCTTTTACCAACTGATTAAGACGCACCTTTTCCCTAATCTCCACGCTTTCCGGTGCGTAACTTCGCTGGAGGCTGAGCACTTCACTCACGTACTCAATGGCGGTGGTGGCGCTGCCCAGGATCCCGGCTATTTTCTTTCGCTCATGTTCTAAATCATCTATCAACCGGCCCATATACGCGGCGACCTCAATTCCCCTGGGATGGTCATTGACGTAAGAGGTAAGATCCTGCCTATTCACTGCCAGATCATTGTAGCATTGACGCAGGTAATGGCTCAGTTGTTGTATTTTGCTTTTTCTCAGGCGATCCAGGTTTACGCCCAGCGGTGTCACCGCATTTCCGATATTATGAAGAACCATGGCCGACAACTGGGCTCTACCGGCATCCATGGCCTTATCCAGCAACTCTTTTTGAGCTTCTTCAAGTTCTTTTGTCCTTTTTCTAACAAGCGCTTCAAGGTTTTCCCGGTATTCAGCCAGTTCCGTCTCTGTCTTCTTTCTCTTCGTAATATCCCTGAGAATTCCTATCGCGTTCCATTTTTCATCTATTTTTACCGCCGAAAGGGAAACTTCTACCGGTATGACCTCCCCGCTTTTTTTCCTGGCCAAACTTTCCAAGGTCTTTCCAACGACGCGTCCTTTTCCGGTTTGTTGAAAAATTGCAAAATTCTTTCTATAATTGTCATGGTATTTTTCAGGAACAACAATAAAATGGAAATTTTTGGACATCATTTCATCTGCAGCATATCCCAGAATCTGCGTTGCGGCATCGTTCCAGAATGAGACAAGACCGTCGTTATCGATCATAATGATGGCATCCTGGGCAGCCACCCCTATGCTTCTAAACTTTTCTTCACTCTCTCTAAGGCTTTGCCCAAGCGACTTACTTATAATAATTTCTTGTTTCAGCTGTTTTTCAACCCTTTTTCTTGCATTAAGATCCCCAAGCAGTTTTGTCTGATTCTCTTCAAGCTGCCGGTTGATCAGCTGATTCCTCCTGTTTATCTGTGTAAACAAAAATATCAGTGCACTGATAAGACAGCCGGAGATCACCACCGTAATGACAATAATCTGACCCAGGCTGGACAGTAACGTAATTTTGTCCATTGAAAAAATTATGCCGTATTGCTTTGACATCAGGGTGATGGGATAATAGGCGGTGATCAGTTTTACCTGTTTGCCGCCGAACTGGATCGTGTTCTCACAGGTTCCCTGGAACCCCTCGTTTATCTCTGCTAAAACAGGCTGAAAATCGGCTTTTTTAAATTTAGAGGCATCAATATCAATCCCGGACACTGACTCTGAATAGTCCGCATAGATCAGGAATGTCTCAGAACCGGTAAGAAATCGCCAGGATGCCTTTCCCAGGTGAAATCCTTTAAAAAGTTCTTTTGTGTACATCTTCAGGTCCAATACTGCTTTGATGCCTAATGCACTGTATAGACCGGTAGGGTTATCCGTATCAGCGGTAACGATTAGCTGGGCCGTCGATGCATCAAATGTGCTTCCATTTAAATTTTCATCATCTGCGGTACCGTCCACAGGCTCAAAATGGAAATGATTTTCAGGTGTTTTCCAGGTCGAGACCATTTGCGTATCGTTGAAAAAAACAAGTTTTTTTACCAGCCCCTGGTTTCTGAAAAAAAACTGTTTCAGTCTACGGATGGTTTCGGTATCGATTTTATTGGAAAGAATCCGGTTAATGAACGGTTCGCTGTTTAAAATGGAGAGTTCATTCTCAAACGCATTAAAATCAGAAGCCATATTTATTCCGGAGATTTGGGCCACTTTTAACATCTGGTCCATTTTTCCCCGAAGAAAATTATCCAGAAAAACAGAATACTGATAGGCACTGATACATACCAGGGTTATCAGGCTGCAAAAAAAAATAATATAATTTTTTTTCATGGACAGATCACAGTTCCAATATACTTACAAGTGCCCAGCTCAGATCATCCATGGCAACCGATACCGCCATGTAATTTTTTTTATCAATGGAGAAGGCATACGTTTTCTTTTGGCCGGTGATGATGGATTCGGCCATTTCCCGTATTGTCCGGTCCTTGCTTTTCAGCAGGTTGTAATCATTTTTACGGTACTTATCACTTTTAATGGTCTCAAGATATTCATGTTTTTCCAGCGGAGGAAGGCAGAGCAGATGAACCAGTTTATGGTTGACGGCCACCAGCACCCCGGTTTTATCAAGAATGAAAACAGACGAATGATCGTCCAGATATTTATCAATGATTTTGTTCACCGTCACATCCATGCCCGGCACGCCGACCAACCGGTCGTTGTAATACACAGGGGCGATGGCGGATATCATCCATCCCCGGCCGGCAGGATCCACATAAGGCTCATCCACCCAGACGACTTTTTTATCGGGATTGTGTTCCTGATCGGCAAGGTAATAGAAATTAAAAGCAGGGATATCCATTCCCGGTTCATACTGGGAAAGCACATCAAAAAAAGGATAGATGCGATTATATGAATATTCGTCATTATAATAGACCTGGACAACGCTGGGCAATTCCTTGATGATCTTCTTGAACGGTTCATCAAGGGGGGAGGTGAAGGCGACAATCCGCTTGATCCTGTCGTCCACGGGAACGACACCCGAGACAAATACGGCAGACCCGCCATCATCTTCAAGTTTGTATAACACCCCCTGGGGGCTCAAACCGTATTTTTCCCTGTGGGCGTTATACTCATAATTATGCTGGTTTTCATAAAGCACCACGATTTGGTCTGCCAGGGCTTTGATTCTGTTTTTAATCGTCAAAAAATCGTTGCTGATCTGCCGGGTGATAATTTCCAGGCCGTTTCTTTCCTCCTGAACCATTTTTTCCCTATCCGGCCCGCAGGAACACATCAGCACCAGACATATGATCAGGGAGATCAATTTTTTTTCCATGGGTTCTCTCCACATAAAATTTGATTAAAGCAATTCAGGTCGGCCCTGGGTCCAGCGCGCTGTTTTTCATTTTTACGGGAAACAAAAGTTTAAATTGACTGCCCTGCCCCAGTTGACTGGAGACATCAATACGCCCCCCGTGGAATTTA contains:
- a CDS encoding PAS domain S-box protein; translated protein: MKKNYIIFFCSLITLVCISAYQYSVFLDNFLRGKMDQMLKVAQISGINMASDFNAFENELSILNSEPFINRILSNKIDTETIRRLKQFFFRNQGLVKKLVFFNDTQMVSTWKTPENHFHFEPVDGTADDENLNGSTFDASTAQLIVTADTDNPTGLYSALGIKAVLDLKMYTKELFKGFHLGKASWRFLTGSETFLIYADYSESVSGIDIDASKFKKADFQPVLAEINEGFQGTCENTIQFGGKQVKLITAYYPITLMSKQYGIIFSMDKITLLSSLGQIIVITVVISGCLISALIFLFTQINRRNQLINRQLEENQTKLLGDLNARKRVEKQLKQEIIISKSLGQSLRESEEKFRSIGVAAQDAIIMIDNDGLVSFWNDAATQILGYAADEMMSKNFHFIVVPEKYHDNYRKNFAIFQQTGKGRVVGKTLESLARKKSGEVIPVEVSLSAVKIDEKWNAIGILRDITKRKKTETELAEYRENLEALVRKRTKELEEAQKELLDKAMDAGRAQLSAMVLHNIGNAVTPLGVNLDRLRKSKIQQLSHYLRQCYNDLAVNRQDLTSYVNDHPRGIEVAAYMGRLIDDLEHERKKIAGILGSATTAIEYVSEVLSLQRSYAPESVEIREKVRLNQLVKDALKIQKATISANSIRVVEKLAPDLPLFSIEKNKLMQVMINFIKNSCDAIGENQEIGDHRITISTACQDQNISLTIADTGCGVEADNLKDIFEFGISTKGSSGFGLYYCKSFVEANNGELTLTSPGRNQGATVTMAFSLQK